Proteins from a genomic interval of Zingiber officinale cultivar Zhangliang chromosome 2A, Zo_v1.1, whole genome shotgun sequence:
- the LOC122040856 gene encoding probable pectin methylesterase CGR2: protein MASRRLINPSRRASDSGSLPLVGSLHQKSRSSPLLSIGLVVVAAFFLIGYSLRGSGGFASEKEAISIGQGVSCSLDVIQAMPILKKAYGDSMRKVLHVGPDSCAVVSKLLKEDSEAWGVEPYDLEDTDSSCKSLVRKGFVRVADIKFPLPYQPKSFSLVIVSDSLDYLSSKYLNKTLPDLARVSADGLVIFAGYPGKQRAKVSELAKFGRPAKLRSSSWWIRYFVQTGLQENEMAIKKFEEASVKNSYKPSCQIFHVTS, encoded by the exons ATGGCGTCAAGACGACTGATTAATCCGTCTCGGCGCGCTTCGGATAGCGGAAGCCTTCCGCTCGTCGGCTCACTGCACCAGAAGTCGCGGAGTTCACCCCTTTTATCCATCGGATTGGTTGTTGTG GCTGCCTTTTTTCTCATTGGTTACTCGTTGAGAGGTTCAG GTGGATTTGCCAGTGAGAAGGAAGCCATAAGTATTGGGCAAG GTGTTTCCTGCTCGTTGGATGTTATACAGGCTATGCCTATTCTCAAGAAAGCTTATGGAGATAGCATGAGGAAGGTTTTGCATGTAGGTCCTGACTCTTGTGCAGttgtttcaaaattattaaaagaagactCTGAAGCTTGGGGCGTGGAACCATACGATTTAGAAGATACGGATAGTAGCTGCAAGAGCCTCGTGCGCAAAGGTTTCGTGCGCGTAGCTGACATCAAGTTTCCCCTACCATACCAACCAAAATCATTTTCCCTTGTTATTGTTTCTGATTCATTGGATTATCTGTCTTCCAAGTACCTCAACAAGACCCTTCCAGATCTTGCCAGAGTATCAGCAGATGGTCTTGTCATATTTGCTG GCTATCCAGGAAAACAAAGAGCCAAGGTTTCAGAGCTGGCAAAATTTGGAAGACCT GCCAAACTTAGGAGTTCATCCTGGTGGATTCGATATTTTGTCCAGACTGGTTTACAAGAGAATGAAATGGCTATAAAGAAGTTCGAGGAAGCTTCAGTAAAAAATTCGTACAAACCAAGCTGCCAAATTTTTCACGTCACTTCCTAG